One genomic window of Cannabis sativa cultivar Pink pepper isolate KNU-18-1 chromosome 2, ASM2916894v1, whole genome shotgun sequence includes the following:
- the LOC115718603 gene encoding pleiotropic drug resistance protein 3, which translates to MAQMVVGDDIESLRIELAEIGRSLRSSFQRRNNSSFRSISSANDDGDVAEAERLALQWTVIEKLPTFNRLRSSLFDLKNSNGDDDEDEAKKVVDVTTLGAQERHLFIEKLIKHIESDNLRLLRKIRTRIDKVGVKLPTVEVRYKNLRVEAECEVVHGKPLPTLWNSFKSIMLSGFAKVPGLRSGKAKINIFNDVSGVIKPGRLTLLLGPPGCGKTSLLKALSGNLDSSLKLTGEVSYNGYKLDEFVPQKTAAYISQFDQHIPDMTVRETLDYSARFQGVGSRAEIMMEVSRREKQAGIVPDPDIDTYMKAIAVKGLKRTLQTDYILKILGLDICADTWVGDAMRRGISGGQKKRLTTGEMTVGPTKALFMDEITNGLDSSTAFQIVACVQQLVHITESTVLVSLLQPAPEAFELFDDLILISEGKVVYHGPRDHVLEFFEDCGFKCPERKGVADFVQEVISKKDQEQYWHSTEKAFHYVSVDDFSNMFKASHFGKQLNEELSQPYDKAQGHENALSFSLYSLSKWELFRACASREYLLMKRNSFIYIFKTVQLILVAFITMTVFLRTRMEVDVLYANYYMGSLFFALTILLVNGIPEMAMTILRLEIFYKQKELRFYPAWAYAIPASLLKIPLSLLESFVWTCLTYYVIGYSPEVERFFKQLLMLFAVHLASLSMFRFLASFFQTMVATMTAGSFTILFVLLFAGFVITQPAMPGWLKWGFWVSPLTYGEIGLSVNEFLSPRWQKMYLSTNTTLGEEALKSRGLNFDGYLYWISLGALVGFFILFNVGFILSLSFLKSPGSSSGAIISQEKLSQLQRSKSSNNGTHEKRDSKVQTPKTNIHTDKCRMVLPFTPLTVAFQDVQYYVDTPLEMREHGFTEKKLQLLADITGSFRPGVLTALMGVSGAGKTTLLDVLAGRKTTGYIEGDVRIGGYPKVQETFARISGYCEQTDIHSPQITVEESVIFSAWLRLDSKIDAKTKADFVNEVLETIELDGIKDALVGIPGISGLSNEQRKRLTIAVELVSNPSVIFMDEPTTGLDARSAAIVMRAVKNVADTGRTIVCTIHQPSIDIFESFDELILLKTGGRVIYCGPVGKHSERVIEYFEGIPKVANIKNNYNPATWMLEVTSTSAEAELGVDFAQIYRESSIYESNKNLVKQLSTPQTGSSDLHFPTRFSQNAWGQFKFCLWKLNLSYWRSPDYNLMRLMHTFISAVFFGALFWDQGKEITNQQSLFNVFGSMYTSVIFLGINNCTTVLQHVATERTVMYREQFAGMYSSWAYSLAQVVVEIPYLFTEAVIFLIITYPMIGYYVTAYKIFWYFYGIFCSLMYFNYLGMMLVSLTPNFNIAAILASVFYMLFNLFAGFLIPKKHIPKWWIWLYYLIPTSWSLNGMLTSQYGDIEKEIEIYGEVKAVSAFIKDYFGFHHDQLPLVAVVLIAFPLVYASLFTYCIGKLNYQRR; encoded by the exons ATGGCGCAAATGGTGGTGGGAGATGATATTGAGTCACTGAGAATCGAGTTGGCTGAGATCGGAAGAAGCTTAAGATCGTCGTTTCAGCGTCGAAACAATTCCAGTTTCAGAAGCATTAGTTCGGCGAACGACGACGGCGATGTTGCCGAAGCCGAACGACTAGCTCTGCAATGGACCGTTATTGAGAAGCTTCCCACATTCAATAGGCTGAGATCTTCTTTATTCGATTTGAAAAATAgcaatggtgatgatgatgaggatgaaGCGAAGAAGGTGGTTGATGTTACGACGCTTGGAGCTCAAGAACGACATCTTTTCATTGAGAAACTTATCAAACACATAGAGAGCGATAATCTCCGGCTCTTGAGAAAAATCAGAACTAGGATTGATAA GGTTGGTGTGAAATTGCCCACTGTAGAAGTAAGGTATAAAAATCTGAGAGTGGAAGCAGAATGTGAAGTGGTTCATGGAAAGCCATTACCAACTCTTTGGAATTCATTCAAGAGCATTATGCTTTCT GGGTTTGCAAAGGTGCCGGGTTTACGGTCAGGTAAAGCCAAGATAAACATATTTAATGATGTTAGTGGCGTCATAAAGCCTGGAAG GCTAACTCTTCTGCTTGGTCCCCCGGGATGTGGGAAGACATCACTGCTAAAGGCTTTATCTGGGAATTTAGACTCATCACTAAAG TTAACAGGTGAGGTTTCTTACAACGGATACAAACTAGATGAGTTTGTCCCCCAGAAAACGGCTGCTTATATCAGTCAATTTGATCAGCATATCCCTGATATGACAGTAAGAGAAACACTTGATTATTCAGCCCGTTTCCAGGGTGTTGGAAGCCGAGCTG AGATTATGATGGAGGTCAGTAGAAGGGAGAAACAGGCAGGAATTGTACCAGATCCAGACATTGATACTTACATGAAG GCAATTGCTGTTAAGGGACTAAAGAGAACTCTCCAAACAGACTACATACTGAAG ATCCTTGGGCTCGATATATGTGCTGACACTTGGGTTGGAGATGCCATGAGAAGAGGCATATCTGGTGGTCAGAAGAAAAGATTGACAACAGGGGAGATGACTGTAGGTCCAACAAAAGCTTTGTTCATGGATGAGATAACAAATGGCTTAGACAGTTCCACTGCATTTCAGATTGTTGCTTGTGTTCAGCAGTTGGTGCACATCACAGAAAGTACAGTACTTGTTTCACTCCTTCAGCCGGCACCAGAAGCTTTTGAACTCTTTGATGACCTCATTTTAATATCAGAAGGGAAAGTTGTGTACCATGGCCCTCGTGATCATGTTCTTGAATTTTTTGAGGATTGTGGGTTTAAGTGTCCAGAAAGGAAAGGAGTAGCTGATTTTGTCCAAGAG GTAATCTCCAAGAAAGATCAAGAACAATACTGGCATTCCACGGAGAAAGCTTTCCACTATGTATCAGTGGATGATTTCTCCAATATGTTTAAGGCATCTCATTTTGGGAAACAACTAAATGAGGAGCTCTCACAACCATATGATAAAGCTCAAGGCCATGAGAATGCTCTCTCATTCAGTCTGTATTCCCTCTCTAAATGGGAACTTTTTAGAGCTTGCGCATCAAGAGAATATCTTCTCATGAAGAGAAATTCttttatttacatatttaaaACTGTCCAG CTTATCCTTGTTGCTTTCATCACGATGACTGTGTTCTTGCGGACTAGGATGGAAGTTGATGTTCTTTATGCTAATTACTATATGGGTTCTTTGTTCTTTGCTCTAACCATACTTCTTGTTAATGGAATTCCTGAGATGGCCATGACTATTCTAAGGCTTGAGATTTTCTACAAACAGAAGGAATTGCGTTTTTACCCAGCTTGGGCTTACGCAATTCCAGCATCTCTATTGAAGATTCCTCTTTCACTTttggaatcttttgtttggacCTGTCTTACTTATTATGTGATTGGATACAGTCCTGAGGTCGAGAG GTTCTTCAAACAACTTTTGATGCTGTTTGCTGTTCACTTGGCATCATTGTCCATGTTTCGTTTCTTGGCATCATTCTTTCAGACTATGGTTGCTACAATGACGGCTGGTAGTTTCACAATATTGTTTGTGTTACTCTTTGCGGGATTCGTTATCACACAAC CTGCAATGCCGGGTTGGTTGAAGTGGGGTTTCTGGGTTTCACCCTTGACATATGGAGAAATAGGCCTATCTGTAAATGAATTTCTTTCACCACGGTGGCAAAAG ATGTATTTATCTACAAATACTACATTGGGAGAAGAAGCACTTAAAAGTCGTGGACTGAACTTTGATGGATATCTTTATTGGATATCACTTGGTGCCTTAGTTGGATTCTTTATACTTTTCAACGTTGGATTCATTTTGTCATTGAGTTTCTTGAAGT CTCCTGGCTCGTCATCTGGTGCAATCATTTCACAAGAAAAGCTTTCCCAACTTCAAAGAAGCAAAAGCTCCAACAATGGAACACAtgagaaaagagattctaaagTTCAGACACCTAAAACCAACATTCACACTGATAAAT GTAGGATGGTCTTACCATTTACTCCATTGACAGTAGCGTTTCAGGATGTGCAATATTATGTTGACACCCCACTG GAAATGAGGGAACACGGATTTACTGAGAAAAAACTCCAACTTCTAGCTGATATTACAGGTTCATTTAGGCCAGGAGTTCTCACTGCATTGATGGGAGTCAGTGGGGCAGGAAAAACTACCTTGCTTGATGTTCTAGCTGGAAGAAAAACCACTGGTTACATCGAAGGAGATGTTCGAATTGGTGGGTATCCTAAAGTTCAAGAGACATTTGCCAGGATTTCAGGATACTGTGAGCAGACTGACATACATTCACCACAAATCACTGTAGAAGAATCTGTCATTTTTTCAGCTTGGCTGCGTCTAGATTCTAAGATTGATGCAAAAACTAAAGCt GACTTTGTGAATGAAGTTCTTGAGACAATTGAACTTGATGGAATAAAGGATGCCTTAGTAGGAATACCTGGTATTAGTGGTCTTTCAAATGAGCAGCGTAAGCGGCTTACAATAGCTGTGGAACTTGTTTCGAACCCGTCTGTAATCTTTATGGATGAACCTACAACTGGTTTAGATGCAAGATCAGCTGCCATAGTCATGCGAGCAGTGAAGAATGTTGCAGATACTGGGAGAACAATTGTCTGCACCATTCACCAACCTAGTATTGACATATTCGAATCTTTTGATGAG CTAATCCTTCTGAAAACTGGTGGACGTGTAATATACTGCGGACCAGTTGGGAAGCACTCAGAAAGAGTTATAGAATATTTTGAG GGTATTCCCAAAGTTGCAAATATTAAGAATAACTATAATCCAGCAACATGGATGTTAGAAGTCACCTCTACATCTGCAGAAGCTGAACTTGGTGTAGACTTTGCTCAAATATACAGAGAATCTTCTATATACGA GAGCAACAAAAATCTTGTAAAGCAATTGAGTACACCACAAACTGGTTCAAGTGATCTTCACTTCCCCACTCGCTTTTCACAAAATGCATGGGGACAATTCAAATTTTGTCTATGGAAACTAAACTTGTCTTATTGGAGGAGTCCTGACTACAACTTGATGCGTCTCATGCATACCTTTATATCAGCTGTTTTCTTTGGTGCACTGTTTTGGGACCAAGGAAAGGAAAT AACAAACCAGCAGAGCTTATTCAATGTATTTGGTTCAATGTACACTTCTGTGATCTTCTTGGGAATTAATAACTGCACAACTGTCTTACAACATGTAGCAACAGAGAGAACCGTTATGTATCGCGAACAATTCGCAGGAATGTACTCATCATGGGCTTATTCTCTTGCTCAG GTGGTTGTTGAAATCCCATATCTTTTCACAGAGGCAGTGATTTTTCTGATAATAACATATCCAATGATTGGGTACTATGTGACAGCATATAAGATTTTCTGGTACTTCTATGGAATTTTCTGTTCATTGATGTACTTCAACTACCTCGGAATGATGCTCGTTTCTTTAACACCCAACTTCAACATTGCTGCCATTTTAGCTTCAGTTTTCTACATGTTGTTCAATCTATTTGCAGGATTTCTTATTCCTAAAAAG CATATTCCAAAATGGTGGATTTGGCTATACTATCTAATTCCAACATCTTGGTCACTAAATGGTATGCTAACTTCACAATATGGAGACATAGAAAAGGAAATTGAAATCTATGGTGAAGTGAAGGCAGTGTCTGCCTTCATAAAAGATTACTTTGGATTTCACCATGACCAATTGCCTCTTGTGGCAGTTGTTCTCATTGCCTTTCCCCTTGTTTACGCATCTCTCTTTACTTATTGTATTGGAAAATTAAATTACCAGAGAAGATAA